The stretch of DNA ACTTGCCGGGACCATCGCCGGTGCCTGCCGCGCGCGCGGCCGCCAGTCGCACCGCAGGGTCGAGCTTGTCGAGGATGGCCTGGGCCAGCTGCCGTAGTTCGGGAGCCAGATCAGAATGTCGCCGCCCCGCGCCTGCGGCGTCGGCGTGGCCATCGGTCATGCTGGCCACACCTCCGGATTCGGTCGAAATCGCACGGTCAGTTCACTGCCCTTTAGCTGCGCATCCATCACCACGCACCGCCGCAGGACAGATGCCAGCCGAACCCGGCGCCGCATACCGCCTGCGCCGATGATCAAGTCGTCGTCGACCCGTCCCAACGTCAATGCGGCGGAATCGACCTGCGGCAACTCTAGCCGCAACCGGTACACCGATTCGAGTCCAGTTCCGGATTCCCGGTCGACGATCGGCCGCAGCGGACCCGGCGGTGGCGATCCGTCGCGCCGCCGCGCGCTGTCGAGCAATTCGCCGAGCGCCTTGGGGCCGATCGGCTCCCCCGCGAGGTGGGGAACGAGCACGAGCTTCACATCACCGATGGTGGTGTCCAGCTCGTCGAGCACCACCCGTTGCTCGGAGATGCGCTCCGAGTACCAATCGAAGGCAGGATGCTCGGGCAAATTCCGGTACTCGAACGAATCATCTTGAATCAGAATCTGATTGACGATCAGCTCGTCGACCCGCACGCCCATCAGGGCAAGCGAGCCCAGCGTGCGGACTGCTTCCGCCGCGACCACCCGCTCAGCCGTCATCACCAGGTATGCGCTGACGCGTTCGCCGTCGGTGAGCAATGACCCAAGCTGCTCGGTGCCGGCATGGATGCGCTCGACGAGTTCGATGATCGCCGCGGCGCGGGCATCGTCGGCACCGGTGGACAGTCGTCTGTGCCGCGGCCAGGCGCGCTCCAGGTACAGCCCGAAGGTCGCGGGCAACGTCAGCATCCGTAGCGCATCAGCGGTGGACGCACAGTCGACCACCACGTGGTCCCAGTCTCCCGACGCGGCGAGTTCGCCGACCTCGTGAAGGCCGAGCACCTCCTGGATGCCCGGCAACGCCGAAAGTTCTTCTGGGGCAATGTCTCCCACATCCGACTCGGGAAAACGGCCGGACAGCAGGCCTGCGATCTGGCGCCACCGCGTCTCCAGCAGCGCGAGCGTGTCCAGGGCAAGCGCATCGAGGAAGCCGCCACCGACGTCGGCGTCGTCGGCCAGCACCCGGGTGGGCTCACGAAGACCGGTCGGAGTGACGGTGGTGCCGAGCACGTCGCCGATCGAATGCGCCTGATCGGTCGAAACGATCAGCACCCGCTGCCCGGCGCGCGCGTCGCGCACCGCGGTGGCGGTGGCCAATGTTGACTTACCTACCCCGCCCTTGCCGACGAAGAGACTGATCCGGGCGTTAGTCGGGGCACGCGAACTCACATCGGGTCGGGGTGGTGGGAGATCACTCAGCCTCTACTCGTTTCTTGAGGTCCTTCAATGCGGTATCCGTCAGCCTGCGCTCGGCCTTGCGCTTGAGTAGCCCGATCATCGGGATGATCAGATCGACCGAGAGTTCGTAGGTGACATCGGTGCCAGAACCCTTGGGCGACAGCCGATATGCGCCGTCCAACGACTTCAGCAACGAGCTGGACACCAGGCTCCACTTCACTGATCCGCGGTCGGCGGGCCAGTCGTAGGCCAGCACCATGGTGTCCTTGAGGACGGTGGCGTCCAACACCAGGCGAGCGGTCTTGGGATAACCCTCGGCGTCGGCCTCGAGTACCTCGGTCTCCTTGTACTCGGCGACCCAGTCCGGGTAGGAGCCGATGTCGGCGATGACGTCCATCACCGTTGAAGGATCGGCATCGATGTAGATGGTCTGCGCCGTCTTGTCCGCCACGATAAAAACTTACCTCCCCCTGCGTGGTTCGGCCGAAGTATCAGGCCAGGCGCGAGACGCCCACCGGGCGTGTCGCCTCGAGTGTCCGCTTCACCTCGAACGCCATGTTCTTACCCGCCACCCGGCGGCGATGATTCATCCTCGCCAGGTTCATCTTGGCCAGCTGCCACGCCGCCACCCCCGCGGGTTCAGCGTGCAGGAAATAGTGCAGCACCACCCCGTCCAGAACGGGCTCCAGCCAGATCTCCATGGTCCCGGTCAGCGCGCCGGCCACCGTCCAGCGGTGCCCCGCCGCTCCGCGGTCCTCGACGACTGTCAGCAGCAGGTCGGGCCACCACCGGCGCCAGCTCGCGGGGTCGCCGATGGCCCGGCCCACCTCGGCGGGATCGGCCGCAACGAACGTCTCGTCCGCGATCTGGATGCTGTTCATGGCATACAAGCTTCACATACGCATCGACCACCGCCGAGGGTGGCCGACTAGGCTGTGGACGGCAAAGTCGCTAGTAATCCCCCGAGAGGTCTAGATCGTGCGCGAATTCAGTGTGCCCGCCACGTTCACCGTCGGTGAGCACGACAGCATCGTCAGCTCCGTGTTCAGCCACGAACGCGACGATCCGGACCACGTGATCTTCCAGCGCCTGGTCGATGGTGCATGGACCGACGTCACGTGCAAGGAGGCGGCCAACCAGATCCGTTCGGCCGCACTGGGTTTGATCGCTGAGGGCGTAAGGGCCGGCGACCGGGTGGCGGTATTTTCCGCGACCCGCTACGAGTGGCCGATCCTGGACCTCGCGATTTTGGCCGTTGGCGCTCTCACGGTGCCGATCTACGAGACCAGCTCGGCCGAACAGGTGCGATTCGTACTCCAGGATTCCGCCGCTGTGCTGATCTTCGCCGAGACCGATGCGCACGCCGACAAGATCGAGCACCTCGAGAAAGAGCTGCCCAGCCTGCGCAAGGTGTACCGGATCGACGGTTCGGGCACGCCTGCGCTGGAGGCGCTGACCGAGGCCGGCAAGTCCGTCGACCCGAAAGAACTGGACGACCGGCTGGCGGGCATCTCGTCGGCCGCGCCTGCGACGCTGATCTACACCTCGGGCACCACCGGCAGGCCCAAGGGCTGCCAGCTCACCCATTCCAATCTGATGTACGAAATCCGCGGCGCCAAGGACTGCTTCCCCGCCCTGCTGGACAAGGGCGAGCGGATGCTGGTGTTCCTGCCGCTGGCGCACGTGCTGGCGCGTGCGATCACGTTGGCGTGCTTCGCCAATAAGGTGACGCTCGGGTTCACCAGTGACATCAAGAATTTGGTGCCGACGTTCGGGGTGTTCAAACCGACGCTGGTGGTTTCGGTGCCGCGGGTGTTCGAGAAGGTCTACAACACCGCCGAGCAGAACGCGCGCAACGACGGCAAGGGTGCGATCTTCGAGCGCGCGGTCAACACCGCCATCGAGTACAGCCAGGCTCAGGACTCGGGCGGTGCCGGTCTGCTGTTGCGCGCCAAACATGCGCTGTTCGACCGGTTGGTGTACGGCAAGCTGCGTGCCGCGCTCGGCGGCAACTGCCGCGGCGCGATCTCGGGCGGGGCTCCGCTGGGCGCACGGCTCGGCCACTTCTACCGCGGCGTCGGCCTGACCATCTACGAGGGCTACGGGCTCACCGAGACCAGCGCGGCGATCACCGTGAACCGGATCGACGACGTGAAGGTCGGCTCGGTCGGAAAGCTGGTGCCCGGCAACAGCATGCGGCTAGCCGACGACGATGAACTACTCGTCAAGGGCGGCGTGGTGTTCAGCGGCTACTGGCACAACGAGGAAGAGACCGAGGCCGTCTTCTCCGACGGCTGGTTCCACACCGGCGATCTCGGCGCGATCGACGACGACGGCTTCCTGACCATCGTCGGTCGCAAGAAGGAGATCATCGTCACCGCGGGTGGCAAGAACGTCGCGCCCGCGCTGTTGGAGGATAGGCTGCGCGCGCACCCGCTGATCAGTCAGGCGATGTGCGTCGGCGATGCGCAACCGTTCATCGCCGCGCTGATCACCATCGACCCCGAGGCCTTCCCCGGCTGGAAGCAGCGCCACGGCAAGGACGCAGGAGCCACAGTCGGCGATCTGGCTACCGATCCCGATCTGATGGCCGAAATCGAGCTGGCCATCAAGGAGGCCAACCAGGCGGTGTCCAAGGCGGAGGCGATCCGCAAGTTCCGCATCCTGCCAGTCGATTTCACCGAGGACACCGGTGAGCTGACGCCGACGCTGAAGGTCAAGCGCAATGTGGTCGCCGAGAAGTTCGCCAGCGACATCGACGCGTTGTACAGCTAAAGCAACTCGGCAAGGCGCTGCGCCTTGCCACTCCACTGCCAGTTGTCGACGACCCAGCGCCGGCCCGCTTCGCCCATCCGCGCGGCGCGGTCGGGGTCGGCGAGCAGATCGCTGACCGACGCTGCGATCGCTCCGACGTCCCAGCCGTCGACCACCACTCCCGTTTCGCCGTCGACGACTGTCTCGGGTGCACCGCCGGATCGGCCTGCGACAACCGGCACACCCGTCGACGATGCTTCCAGAAAGACGATGCCGAGGCCCTCGACGTCCAGGCCAGCACCGCGGGTGCGGCATGGCATCGCAAAGACGTCGGCAAGCGCGTGGTGCGCAGGCAGTTCGTCGCCGGGCACCCCCTCGGTGAACACGACGTGCTCGGCCACGCCGAAGCTGTGTGCCAGCCGCCGCAGCGAGGTCAGGTACGGGCCGCCGCCGACGATCACGAGCGCGGCGCCCGGCACGCGCTGGCGGATCGCGGGCATCGCCCGGATCAACATGTCCTGGCCCTTGCGAGGCACCAGTCGTGACAGACACACCACCACCGGCCGCTCCCCCAGTCGATAGCGGGCGCGCAGCTCCGCTCGAGCTACCTCGTCAGGCGCGAACCGGTCGGTGTCCACGCCCGGCGGAAGGTGCTCGAGCGCGGCCTTCGCACCGAATGCCGACGCAAACCGGCCGCGGGTGTACTGGCTGACGTAGGTGACCACGTCGGTTCCAGTTCCGATGCGCCGCAACGCAGTTCGGGCCACCGGCAGCATCGACCAGCCGACCTCGTGGCCGTGGGTGCTGGCGATGACGCGGCCTGCACCCGCGTCGCGGGCCAACGGCGCCATCAGCGCCAGCGGCGCGGCGGCACCGAACCACACGGTCTCGGCGTCGTGCCGCTTGATCAGCTCGCGCATCCGGCCGGCCACCGATGGCGCGGGCAGCATCAGCGTGCCGGGGTGGCGGGTGATCTCGTAGGCGGCGTCACGATCGAACTCGTCGGCACCCTTCCACTTGGGCGCATAGACCGTCAGCGTGTGCGTCCCCGCCGCAACCACGTGGTCGACCAGTTCTTGTAGGTACGACTGGATGCCGCCGCGGCGTGGCGGAAAGTCATTGGTAACCAGCAGAACCCGGCTCATTGCCAGACAGGCTAACCGGACATCCAGTGCCGCCACTGCGCGAGCACCGTCGGCAGGTCGGCGCCGAGGGTGTCACGCACGGCGGTGGCGGGGTCCGGATGTCCCGGCGCGCAGGCCCGCACGTACAGCGCCCGCAGCGCCTCGGTGCCGTACGCGTCGGCGACGAACCGAGTGAACCACCACGCCCGGTCGTAGGCCTGCGACCCTGCGGGGCCCGGGTCGCTCAATTCGGCGTCGGTGGGCAATTGCGCCAACTGCGCGGCATTCTGCGGTCGTGGCATTGCCGGGCGGCCGACGAAATCGGCGACGCCTTCCGTTAGCCAGCGCGGCGCGTCGGCAGCAGTCACCGCGCGCGATGCGAAGTGAAAAAGCTCGTGGCGCAACACTATTCGCAATGACGCATCGCTCATGGCCGTCGCGCCAGGGGCGAACATGATGCGTTCGGCAGTGGTGGTGGCCGCGACGTCGGGGCCACCGCCTGCCAGCGTGCCGAACTCGGCGTCCGTGCCGGCCGCGACGATGACGACGTCACGCGGCCAGTCGGCACCCCAGAACTCCGTGACAGCCCGCGCGGCGCCGTTCATCTCCGGTGCGATACGGGCCAGCAGTGGCGCCGTGCGCGCTCCAAGGCCCACCAGGTGAACAGTGCGCCCATCGTCGAGGGTCTCGGCGCTCGACGCAGAAGTGGGTGTGGTGAGCGACGCCGGTGCGGCGATAACAGGGTGCGCCGGTTCCGACGGCGGCCTGCCAACCAGCAACAGCCCACAGACCAGCTCGGTGATCAGAATCGCCGCGAGCCGGCGACGGTCAGTAGCGGCGGACGTTGTGGATCGGCGCATTGTCGACGGGGGCGACCCGCACCGGCACGCCGAAGGTCGAGGCGTGCACCATCATGCCGTCGCCGATATAGATGCCTACGTGCGACGCGTCGGAGTAGTACGTCACCAGGTCGCCCGGCTGCATCTGATCCATCGACACCGGCTGCCCGCCCTGAGCGAGCGCCTGGCTGGAGTGCGGCAACGAGATGCCTGCCTGCTGGAAGGACCACATCACCAGTCCGGAGCAGTCGAATTGGCCCGGGCCCGAGCCGCCCCAGACGTAAGGAGAGCCGATCCGGCTCAGCGCGGCCTGGATGACGGTGGCCGCCTCGGGCGATCCGCCCCCGGGTTCGGCACCCGGCGGTGCCACGTCACCAGGCGGAATGCCCTCTGGCGGGGCAGCCAAGATGTTGGGATCAGCCGGCGGCGCCGCGTCCGGTGGCGGTGGCGCCGGAATGGGCGGCAGGGCCGCGAGCGCGTCACGCTGGGCGGGGGTCAGTACCTCGTACTGGGATTTGACGATCGCGATCTGCACCTGCAGCTTGCTTTGCTTGGATTGCAGGTCGGCCCGCACCGCGGCAGCCTGCTCGGCGGCGGTCTTGGCGTCGGCGGCGGACTTGGCGGATGCCTGCTCGGCGAGCGCGGCCTGCTGGCCGATGTCGCGGTAGCTCTTCATCTGCGCCGACATTTCGGACGCCATCACACGCTGGACCGCGAGCTGATCGATCAGACCCTGCGGCGAGCTGGCGGTGAGCATCGCGTCGAGGCCGTCGGTCCTGCCGCCCATGTATTGCGCGGCAGCTAACTTGTCGACCGACATCTGGAACGTTGCCAATTGCGATTTCGCGGAGTCGACCGCTGCTACGTCGGCCGCGTGTTTTGCTTCGGCGGCCTGCTGCGCTGCCAGCTTGTTATTCAAATCCAGCTGTGCCGAATGCATCGCTTCCGTTGTTTGTTCGGCTTGCCGAGACAACTCATTGAGTTTTGCCAACGCGTCATCAGCGGGGTCGGCCTGCACATTGCCAGCGACAATGCCGCCGAACACCGTTAACCCTGCTATCGCACCAATTAGGGGTCGCTTAAAACGACGGGTGAACCGGTGCGTGCGGGCGAGCCTCAAGATTTGCGTCCTTCAGATGCCGTGACGAAACCGCGTCGAACTGCTCTTAGGTCTCAGACAGGTTACGAAACGGCATCGGCCTTGTCCAACAGAAGACGCAAATTTAACAGCTGCCTCAGAGATCGTTATCAACGACCCCGTAAACGAATGTGGTTACGCCACGCCAGAATCGCTGACCCGGCGAATCGGCACCAGCCTCAGCCGCGGCGCAAGGCCGACGTCGGCGAGCACTTCGAGCGCCTTGCGCTCGTCGTCGAGCAACGTCTCGGGCACGCCGAGCAACACGCTGACGACACAGTCCTGGCATCCGGGACCGCGCACCGCGCAGTCGTCGCAGTCGATCTTCACCGTGCCCATTTGGCTGTCCTCTCGATCGGTGTTGTCCGCACGGTATCGCCAGGCACCGACAGGCAACGCCGAGTAATTGACCCTCCGCGTGGCAACCCGTGGCTGTCGGAGTCAGTGCCTACCTTCAGCGCATGGGGCAGCTGAGCTTCGCGGATGTCGATCCGCTTGCTGATGTCTCGCTGCGGGAGACCACCTTCGTCGTCGTGGATCTGGAAACCACCGGCGGCAGGCCGTCGGGCGAGGGCCACGACGCGATCACCGAGATCGGGGCGGTGAAAGTGCGGGGCGGTGAGGTGCTCGGCGAGCTGGCCACGCTCGTCGACCCTGGCCGCAGCATCCCCCCACAGATCGTTGCCCTCACGGGCATCACCACGGCCATGGTCTGCAACGCCCCGACCATCGATTCGGTGTTGCCATCGTTCCTGGAGTTCTCCCGCGGCGCGGTTCTCGTCGCGCACAACGCCGGCTTCGACATCGGCTTCCTGCGCGCGGCCGCCGAACGCCTCCACATCACCTGGCCCAAGCCCGCTGTGTTGTGCACGGTGAAGCTGGCGCGCCGGGTGCTCACCCGCGACGAGGCCCCAAGCGTGCGGCTGTCCGCCCTGGCCCGGCTGTTCAATGCGACCACCACCCCGACACACCGCGCGCTCGACGACGCCCGCGCGACCGTCGACGTGCTGCACGGCCTGATCGAGCGGGTCGGCAACCAGGGTGTGCACACCTACACCGACCTGCGGTCCTACCTGCCCGATGTGACACCGGCCCAGCGCAGCAAGCGGCATCTGGCGAAGGCGCTGCCGCATTGCCCAGGCGTCTATCTGTTCCGCGGACCGTCGGCCGAGGTACTGTATGTCGGGACGGCCGTGGATCTGCGAAGGCGGGTCGGCCAGTATTTCAACGGCGCCGATCCGCGCACCCGCATCAAGGAGATGGCGTCTCTGGCGACGGCCGTCGATCACGTCGAGTGCGCACACGACCTCGAGGCCGGAGTGCGCGAACTGCGACTGCTCGCCGCGCATGCACCGCCGTACAACCGCCGCTCGAAGTTTCCCCGCCGCTGGTGGTGGGTGGCACTGACAGACGAGGCGTTCCCGCGGTTTTCCACAGTGCGAACACCGAAGCGCAACACCGCAATTGGGCCATTTCGGGCACGCGCCGACGCCGTTGAGACCGCCGCGCTGCTGGCCCGGTTCACCGGCGTACGCACCTGCACCACCCGCCTTGGCCGCTTTTCGCTGCATGCGTGTCCCGAGCGTGAGCTCTCGCCATGCCCCGCGCCGCAGGGCATCACCGGAACCGAATACGCCGCCGCGCCCGCCCGTGCCGTCGAGCTGATCGAAGGCGGCGACAGCCGTGCGCTGGATGCGGTACTCGCGCACATCGCCGACCTGGCCGAGCGCAACCGCTATGAAACTGCCGCCCGCATGCGCGACCACGCCGCCGCGGCCATCGACGTGCTGTGGCGCGGCCAACGGCTGCGGGCGCTGGCCGCAGTCGACGAATTGGTCGCCGCCCGCCCGGACGGCGACGGCGGCTGGCACCTCGCCGTGATCCGGTACGGCCAGCTGGCCGCGGCCGGCAACGCCAGTCGCGGTGTGCCACCCATGCCGGTTATCAACGCCATTTGCGTTGGCGCACAAGCGGTTCTGCCGACGACGGCCCCGCTTGGCGGTGCGCTTGTCGAGGAGACCGCGCTGATTACGCGCTGGCTTGCCCAGCCCGGCGTGCGCATCGTGCGCGCCGAACCAGGATGGGCATCACCGGTCGCGGCGGCGGGACGCTTGGCGCAGTGGGCGGCAACGGCCAGATCCGCCCGCGCGGCGGCCGAACAGAAGCTGGGTTCAGACCTTTTGAGTGAACCCCACCCAACGCGCGAGCAGCTTTTCGGCCGCCCCGGAGTCGATCGCCTCGGCGGCGCGGGCCAGTCCCGACTCCCAGGCGGGCACCCATTTGGCGTCGCTGGCTAGACCCGCGTGAGCCACCATCGCGCCAGCCGCGTTGAGTACGACCGCATCGCGGACCGGACCCTTCGCCCCGCTGAACACCGAACGGACTTCCGCGGCATTGGATTCCGCGTCGCCGCCGACCAACTCGGAGATGTGGGCACGCGCGAACCCGAAGGCCGCCGGATCGAAAGTCAGCCGCTCGACGGTGCCGGCCTGCACCCGCCAGATGGTGCTCGTCGTCGTGGTGGTGAGTTCGTCCAACCCGTCGTCTCCGTGCACCACCAGCACGCTGGACCGGCGGGTGGCGAACACCCCGGCCATCACCTCGGCAAGTTCGCCCCATGCGCAGCCGATCAGGCCTGCTCGTGGTGAGGCCGGATTGGTCAGCGGCCCAAGCAGATTGAAGACCGTCGGCACCCCGATCTCGCGGCGCACCACCCCCGCGTGCCGGTACGACGGATGGAACTGCGGGGCGAACGCGAAGCCGATGCCGACTTCGGCCACGCTGCGGGCGACATCGTCGGGCCCCAGGTCGATGCGCACGCCGAGCGCCTCGAGCGTGTCGGCGCCGCCGGACAGCGACGATGCCGCCCGGTTGCCGTGTTTGATCACCGGAACTCCGGCCGCGGCCACCACGATCGCCGCCATCGTCGAGAGGTTGACGGTGTTTGCCCCGTCGCCGCCGGTGCCGACCACGTCAACGGTGTCGTTGCCGATCATCGCCCCCGGTAGATCGGTCGGCACTCGCCGTGCGTGCTTGAGCATCGTGTCGGCCAGCTCGGTCACCTCACCCGACGTCGGCCGCTTCATTTTCATCGCCACGCCGAAGCCCGCGATCTGCGCGGGAGTCGCCGCGCCGGTCATGATCTGGTCCATCGCCCAGGCGGCCTGTCCACCGAGCAGCGCCTGACCTGTGGTCAAGCGGCCGAGAACCTGGGGCCACGTCGGAGCGTCGGAAGAAGTCACCCGCCGATTATCACTAATTGCCTGACCCGGGTGGAGTTCAACAACTACAAAGCGTCATACTTGCTCCTGTGACGAGCGCTGTAGGGACCTCGGGAACCGCCATCACGTCGCGAGTACATTCGCTGAACCGGCCCAATATGGTCAGTGTCGGCACCATTGTCTGGCTGTCCAGCGAGCTGATGTTCTTTGCTGGGCTGTTCGCGATGTATTTCACGGCACGTGCCCAGGCCGCAGGTGACTGGCCTCCGCACCCCACCGAGCTGAACCTGTATCAGGCCGTGCCGGTGACGCTGGTGCTGATCGCCTCGTCGTTCACGTGCCAGATGGGTGTGTTCGCCGCCGAGCGCGGCGACGTGTTCGGGCTGCGGCGCTGGTACTTCATCACGTTCTTGATGGGCGCGTTCTTCGTCGGCGGCCAGGCCTACGAGTACTACCACCTGGTCTCCCACGGAACGACCATTCCGGGCAGCGCCTACGGCTCGGTGTTCTACCTGGCGACCGGGTTCCACGGCCTGCACGTCATCGGCGGTCTGATCGCGTTCATCTTCCTGCTCGCGCGCACCACGATGAGTAAGTTCACCCCGGCGCAGGCCACCGCGGCGATCGTCGTCTCGTACTACTGGCATTTCGTCGACATCGTGTGGATTGCGCTGTTCGCCACCATCTACTTCGTCCGATGATCAGCTCGCTGATGTGTCCGATGATCAGCTCGCTGATGTGTCCGCTAATCGGGTCTCGCCGATGCGTCCGTTTAGAAGGAGTTCGATGACCGACAAGTCCCGCGGAGCCGGACGGCCGGCGACATTGAACCGCCGTCGGCTGCGCCGGCGTCTATCGGCAGCACTGCTGCTGCTGGTCGGACTGGCAGTCGCCGGTGGCCTGGCGGCCACCCTCACCCCCACACCCCAGGTCGCGGTCGCCGACGAGTCGTCGTCGGCGTTGCTGCGCACCGGCAAGCAGCTGTTCGACACCTCGTGTGTCAGCTGCCACGGCGTCAACCTGCAAGGCGTGCCGGACCGCGGGCCCAGCTTGATCGGCGTCGGTGAGGCGGCCGTCTACTTCCAGGTGTCGACCGGCCGGATGCCCGCGATGCGCGGTGAGGCTCAGGCGGCCCGCAAGCCACCGATCTTCGACGAGTCGCAGATCGACGCGCTTGGCGCCTACGTGCAGGCCAACGGCGGTGGCCCAACGGTTCCCCGCGATAACAACGGGGCCATCGCCCAGCATTCCCTGCTCGGCTCCGATGTGGCCCGCGGCGGCGACCTGTTCCGGCTCAACTGCGCGTCGTGCCACAACTTCACCGGCAAGGGCGGCGCGCTGTCATCGGGCAAGTACGCACCCGACCTCTCGGAGGCCGAGCCCGCGCAGATCTACACCGCGATGTTGACCGGTCCGCAGAACATGCCGAAGTTCTCCGACCGGCAGCTCTCCCCTGAACAGAAGAAGGACATCGTGGCCTATGTCCGGATGGCGACCGAGGCGCCTGACCCGGGCGGCTACGGCCTTGGCGGCTTCGGACCGTCGTCGGAGGGCATGGCGATGTGGATTATCGGCATCGTGGCCGTCATCGGCGCGGCGCTGTGGATCGGAGCGCGGGCATGAGCGAAACGTCAGACATCAAGGGCACCGACACCGCGGGCCAGCAGGGCGCGCCCGGGCAGCCGACCGACGCTGAACTTGCTTCGATGTCCCGTGAGCAGCTCGTCGACCTGGGCGGCAAGCTCGACGGCGTCGACACCGTCTTCAAGGAAGACCGCTGGCCGGTCGCCGGTACCAAGGCCGAGAAGCGCGCCGAGCGTTCGGTTGCGTATTGGCTTCTGCTGGGCGGACTTTCGGGTCTGGCACTGTTGCTGATCTTCTTGTTCTGGCCGTGGGAGTACAAGGGCGGCGGCGATCCGGGACACTGGTGGTACGACCTGGCCACCCCGCTTTACGGCTTGACCTTCGGGCTGTCGATTCTGGCGATCGGCATCGGTGCGGTGTTGTTCCAGAAGAAGTTCATCCCCGAGGAGATCTCGATCCAGGAACGCCACGACGGCGCATCTCCCGAGATCCACCGCAAAACCGTCGCGGCCAACCTGACTGATGCGTTGGAGTTGTCAACCATCAAGCGGCGCAAGCTGATTGGCCTTTCGCTTGGCGTCGGCCTTGGTGCCTTCGGCCTCGGCACGCTAGTCGCATTCATGGGTGGGCTGATCAAGAACCCGTGGAAGCCGGTGGTGCAGACGGCGGACGGCAAGAAGGCCGTGCTGTGGACGTCGGGTTGGACC from Mycobacterium sp. JS623 encodes:
- the qcrC gene encoding cytochrome bc1 complex diheme cytochrome c subunit; translated protein: MTDKSRGAGRPATLNRRRLRRRLSAALLLLVGLAVAGGLAATLTPTPQVAVADESSSALLRTGKQLFDTSCVSCHGVNLQGVPDRGPSLIGVGEAAVYFQVSTGRMPAMRGEAQAARKPPIFDESQIDALGAYVQANGGGPTVPRDNNGAIAQHSLLGSDVARGGDLFRLNCASCHNFTGKGGALSSGKYAPDLSEAEPAQIYTAMLTGPQNMPKFSDRQLSPEQKKDIVAYVRMATEAPDPGGYGLGGFGPSSEGMAMWIIGIVAVIGAALWIGARA
- the qcrA gene encoding cytochrome bc1 complex Rieske iron-sulfur subunit; its protein translation is MSETSDIKGTDTAGQQGAPGQPTDAELASMSREQLVDLGGKLDGVDTVFKEDRWPVAGTKAEKRAERSVAYWLLLGGLSGLALLLIFLFWPWEYKGGGDPGHWWYDLATPLYGLTFGLSILAIGIGAVLFQKKFIPEEISIQERHDGASPEIHRKTVAANLTDALELSTIKRRKLIGLSLGVGLGAFGLGTLVAFMGGLIKNPWKPVVQTADGKKAVLWTSGWTPRFKGETIYMARATGRPGESPFVKMRPEDIDAGGMETVFPWRESDGDGTTVESHERLSEIAMGVRNPVMLIRIKPVDMPRVVKRKGQESFNFGELFAFTKVCSHLGCPSSLYEQQTYRILCPCHQSQFDALHFARPIFGPAARALAQLPITIDQDGYLVANGDFIEPVGPAFWERKS